A section of the Cydia splendana chromosome 1, ilCydSple1.2, whole genome shotgun sequence genome encodes:
- the LOC134797316 gene encoding WD repeat-containing protein 26: protein MQQPTANGQAAHVNGDADRNGAPPAPGPRMAQTDQEIVRLIGQHLLSIGLERSAALVMEESGLHLEHPAAATFRAHVLAGDWGKADHELRALHALLQGEQLDPHSLAEMKFVVLEQKYLEHLEAGRALDALHVLRNELTPLGHDTARVHRLSALMMCADPAELHQRARWPGAGADSRARVLQRVQAVLPPALMMPPHRLRALLAQAAQAQVSRCRFHAAPRPPPDCIPFSLLQDHHCSPDTFPIHPLQVLNEHCDEVWYCKWSPDGSKLASGSKDNTVMIWDYDPQARRLAFRKSLEGHSYGVSYLAWSPDGRWLIAAGPEDCPDLWIWNMETETLATKMSHSQEDSLTAVAWHAGSDKFVCGGARGQFYHCSKEGQLLNSWDGVRVNALATRGDGRGVLAADTHHRVRHYDFTDLTDCNLIQEEHAVMAMCVDAADTLLLLNVANQGVHLWDIRARALVRRFRGLSQGHFTIHACFGGARQDFVASGSEDNKVYIWHISGEEPVAVVAGHSRCVNAVAWNPVHHDVLASASDDYSLRLWGPRC, encoded by the exons ACGCAGCGCCGCCCTGGTGATGGAGGAGTCGGGGCTGCACCTGGAGCACCCGGCGGCCGCCACGTTCCGGGCGCACGTGCTGGCCGGCGACTGGGGCAAGGCCGACCACGAGCTGCGCGCGCTGCACGCGCTGCTGCAGGGCGAGCAGCTCGACCCGCACTCACTTGCG GAGATGAAGTTCGTGGTCCTGGAGCAGAAGTACCTGGAGCACCTAGAGGCCGGGCGCGCGCTCGACGCGCTGCACGTGCTCAGGAACGAGCTCACGCCGCTCGGGCACGACACGGCGCGCGTGCACCGCCTGTCGGCGCTCATGATGTGCGCCGACCCCGCCGAGCTGCACCAGCGCGCTAG ATGGCCGGGTGCCGGCGCGGACAGCAGAGCGCGCGTGTTACAGCGCGTGCAAGCCGTGCTGCCGCCGGCACTCATGATGCCGCCACACCGGCTGCGCGCGCTGCTCGCGCAGGCCGCTCAGGCACAG GTGTCCCGCTGCCGCTTCCACGCAGCACCGCGGCCGCCGCCCGACTGTATCCCCTTCAGTCTATTGCAGGACCACCACTGCTCGCCCGACACCTTCCCCATACACCCGCTGCAG GTTCTAAACGAGCACTGCGACGAAGTGTGGTACTGCAAGTGGTCCCCCGACGGCAGCAAGCTCGCCTCGGGCTCCAAAGACAACACCGTCATGATCTGGGACTACGACCCGCAGGCGCGCCGCCTCGCCTTCAG AAAGTCGTTGGAAGGGCACTCATACGGCGTGTCGTACCTGGCATGGAGCCCAGACGGGCGCTGGCTCATCGCGGCCGGCCCGGAGGACTGCCCGGACCTGTGGATATGGAATATGGAG ACGGAGACTCTAGCGACTAAAATGTCGCACTCACAGGAGGACTCGCTGACCGCCGTGGCGTGGCACGCGGGCTCCGACAAGTTCGTGTGCGGCGGCGCCCGGGGACAGTTCTACCACTGCAGCAAGGAG GGCCAGCTGCTGAACAGCTGGGACGGCGTGCGCGTGAACGCGCTGGCGACGCGCGGCGACGGCCGCGGCGTGCTGGCGGCCGACACGCACCACCGCGTGCGTCACTACGACTTCACCGACCTCACCGACTGCAACCT AATTCAAGAGGAGCACGCGGTGATGGCAATGTGTGTGGACGCGGCCGACACGCTGCTGCTGCTCAACGTGGCCAACCAGGGGGTGCATCTCTGGGACATTC gCGCCCGCGCGCTGGTGCGCCGCTTCCGCGGGCTGTCGCAGGGACACTTCACCATCCACGCCTGCTTCGGCGGCGCTCGCCAGGACTTCGTGGCCAGCGGCAGCGAGGACAACAAG GTGTACATCTGGCACATCTCCGGCGAGGAGCCCGTGGCCGTGGTGGCGGGGCACTCGCGCTGCGTGAACGCCGTGGCGTGGAACCCCGTGCACCACGACGTGCTCGCCTCCGCCTCCGACGACTACTCGCTGCGGCTGTGGGGCCCGCGCTGCTAG